A window of Sphingobacterium sp. SRCM116780 contains these coding sequences:
- the tyrS gene encoding tyrosine--tRNA ligase, whose translation MSFVEELRWRGMLQDIMPGTEDLLNKEKVSGYIGFDPTGDSLHVGHLTQIMTLIHFQNAGHKPVALVGGATGMIGDPSFKSAERNLLDENTLNHNVECLKNQLGKFLAFGEGVNDAKMVNNYDWFKDFKFLDFIRDVGKLITVNYMMAKDSVKKRLEGENGLSFTEFSYQLIQGYDFYYLWKHHNCQVQMGGSDQWGNIVTGTEFIRRQDQGTAFAITTQLIKKADGQKFGKTESGAIWLDAKKTSPYKYYQFWLNTSDDDAKNWIKIFTLKSQEEIDAIIAEHDAAPHTRAVQKALAQDITIRTHSEEAYDTAIKTSDFLFGNGTLEFLNGLDHEGVLDVFEGIPQFKVSRESLVNGINILDLLAVTTQIFPSKGEARKMLQGGGVSINREKATDIEQNIDTSNLINDQYIIAQRGKKNYYLIIAE comes from the coding sequence ATGAGCTTTGTAGAAGAATTACGCTGGAGAGGCATGCTTCAAGACATTATGCCCGGAACTGAGGACTTATTAAATAAAGAAAAGGTATCTGGTTATATTGGTTTTGATCCCACTGGAGACTCTTTACACGTAGGTCACTTGACGCAAATCATGACGTTAATCCATTTCCAAAATGCAGGACATAAACCTGTTGCTTTGGTTGGTGGTGCAACAGGAATGATTGGAGACCCTTCTTTCAAATCTGCAGAACGTAACTTATTAGACGAAAACACATTAAACCACAATGTGGAATGTCTAAAAAATCAGTTAGGCAAATTTCTTGCATTTGGAGAAGGTGTAAACGATGCCAAAATGGTTAACAATTATGATTGGTTCAAAGATTTTAAATTTTTGGATTTCATTCGTGATGTCGGTAAATTAATTACTGTTAACTATATGATGGCTAAAGATTCTGTAAAAAAACGTTTGGAAGGCGAAAACGGTCTTTCATTTACAGAATTTTCGTACCAATTGATTCAAGGATACGACTTCTATTATCTATGGAAACACCATAATTGTCAAGTGCAAATGGGTGGGTCTGACCAATGGGGAAATATTGTAACAGGTACGGAATTCATCCGTCGTCAAGATCAAGGAACTGCTTTTGCCATTACAACACAGTTGATAAAAAAAGCAGATGGTCAGAAATTTGGTAAAACAGAATCTGGTGCAATCTGGTTAGATGCAAAGAAGACTTCTCCTTACAAATATTACCAGTTTTGGTTAAACACTTCTGATGATGATGCTAAAAACTGGATCAAGATTTTTACATTAAAGTCACAAGAAGAAATTGATGCTATTATTGCGGAACATGATGCTGCGCCACACACACGTGCTGTACAAAAAGCTTTAGCACAAGATATCACCATCCGTACCCATTCGGAAGAAGCTTATGATACCGCTATTAAAACTTCTGATTTCTTATTTGGTAACGGAACATTAGAATTCTTGAACGGATTGGATCATGAAGGTGTTTTAGATGTATTTGAAGGTATTCCACAATTTAAGGTGTCTAGAGAGTCCTTAGTTAATGGAATTAATATTTTAGATCTTTTAGCGGTTACGACGCAAATTTTCCCGTCAAAAGGAGAAGCGCGTAAAATGCTGCAAGGTGGTGGTGTGTCTATCAATCGAGAGAAGGCAACCGATATTGAACAAAATATTGATACTTCTAATCTGATCAATGATCAATATATCATTGCGCAAAGAGGAAAGAAAAATTATTATTTGATTATTGCTGAGTAA
- a CDS encoding energy transducer TonB — protein sequence MRKEILLIVLFVLTCITGYAQISFQTLYTKDGNVTKELEKAYYTRIVNIPDQNTKDRIVEEFYTSNKALKLQGTVTDIAGTKFKGKKYELFENGNLKSEEMFSNQSEQIDTAFYYHENGKIKSVLYYPFTIGKKGKYKIEEPLYLIYEDSTGKVLLKDGNGFAVSENSYSYEEGSYVNHKKDGEWKGHFDNKKYTFVETFKENKLISGVTTDSLGNKTSYDATKGSKEPTYPDGILALMRFIGSNYDYPKQALLARINGIVEVEFVIDKSGQPKDFKIKTDLGYGTGEAAIKVLKKMKNWEPGVQRGITVHVKYIIPIRLNTVG from the coding sequence ATGAGAAAAGAGATCCTACTTATTGTTCTGTTTGTACTGACTTGTATCACGGGCTATGCCCAAATTAGTTTTCAAACCCTATATACAAAAGATGGAAACGTAACGAAAGAATTAGAAAAAGCATATTACACACGAATCGTCAACATTCCAGATCAAAATACAAAAGATAGAATTGTTGAAGAATTTTATACATCCAATAAAGCGCTAAAACTACAAGGTACCGTAACAGATATCGCTGGAACAAAATTTAAAGGTAAAAAATATGAGCTCTTTGAAAATGGTAATCTGAAATCAGAAGAAATGTTCTCGAATCAATCAGAGCAAATTGATACGGCTTTTTATTATCATGAAAACGGAAAAATTAAATCTGTTCTATATTACCCTTTTACTATAGGTAAAAAAGGAAAATATAAAATTGAAGAACCTCTTTATTTAATCTATGAAGACTCAACAGGAAAGGTACTTTTAAAAGACGGAAATGGTTTTGCTGTTTCAGAAAACTCCTATAGTTACGAAGAAGGAAGTTATGTGAACCATAAAAAAGATGGCGAGTGGAAAGGACATTTTGACAACAAGAAATACACTTTCGTAGAAACTTTTAAAGAAAATAAACTTATATCGGGCGTTACAACGGATTCACTCGGTAATAAAACTTCTTATGATGCTACAAAAGGTTCGAAAGAACCCACCTATCCTGATGGAATCCTAGCATTGATGCGCTTCATTGGTTCCAACTATGATTATCCCAAACAAGCGTTACTTGCACGTATAAATGGCATCGTAGAAGTTGAATTCGTTATCGATAAAAGTGGACAACCAAAAGATTTTAAGATCAAAACAGACCTCGGTTATGGAACTGGAGAAGCAGCGATTAAGGTACTTAAAAAAATGAAAAACTGGGAACCTGGAGTGCAAAGGGGAATAACGGTACATGTCAAGTATATCATACCGATTCGATTAAATACAGTAGGATAA